Proteins from a genomic interval of Clostridium sp. M62/1:
- a CDS encoding DUF3298 and DUF4163 domain-containing protein: MRPEDGKKVYDQIEIPKELELTVRCSVEEAARRREARRKEEAENSAERDRREEKDLEKRGPERTGLEMESTEKDPLTEKQEEKQGRQRQRENGARSPIYRLLRRTAAAAAGVLIAFTVGLNTNQAFAENMSRVPGLGFLASVLTVRSYHESEGDYNIHAEVPGIMQSQEETGNRSLQADKVNEEIERIADSYMAEAKAEFEEYKEAFFAAGGTEEEWNNRQMNISIDYEVKYQDEAVLSLELTAFKGWINASEERHYYNLDLSEDRELTLQDVLGSGYAELCNKEVVRQIEERMAADENQIFFGFGRAGDMAEGFTTVDENTDFYISGTGEVVLVFPEYSIAPGYMGTTEFTVGPMVKDGMGETGKRNKK; the protein is encoded by the coding sequence GTGAGACCCGAGGATGGAAAGAAAGTATATGATCAGATTGAGATACCGAAGGAGCTTGAGCTGACAGTCAGGTGCTCTGTAGAGGAGGCAGCCAGAAGGAGAGAGGCGCGCCGGAAGGAAGAGGCGGAGAATTCCGCTGAAAGAGACAGACGGGAGGAGAAAGATCTGGAGAAGAGAGGTCCGGAGAGGACAGGTCTGGAGATGGAAAGTACAGAGAAGGATCCGCTGACAGAAAAGCAGGAGGAAAAACAGGGACGGCAGAGACAGAGGGAAAATGGGGCACGCAGTCCGATTTACCGTCTGCTCCGGCGCACTGCCGCAGCCGCAGCGGGAGTGCTGATCGCGTTTACCGTAGGGCTCAACACGAACCAGGCTTTCGCAGAAAACATGAGCCGAGTTCCAGGACTGGGCTTTTTGGCCAGTGTTCTGACTGTGCGCTCTTACCATGAGTCTGAGGGAGATTACAATATTCACGCAGAGGTACCGGGAATCATGCAGAGCCAGGAGGAAACAGGGAACCGCTCTTTACAGGCAGATAAAGTGAACGAGGAGATTGAACGGATTGCAGACAGCTACATGGCAGAGGCAAAAGCGGAATTCGAGGAGTACAAGGAAGCCTTTTTCGCCGCCGGAGGCACAGAAGAGGAGTGGAATAACCGACAGATGAATATTTCCATTGACTATGAAGTGAAGTATCAGGACGAGGCCGTGCTCTCCCTGGAGCTCACGGCCTTCAAGGGGTGGATCAATGCCAGTGAGGAGCGTCACTATTACAACCTGGATCTTTCAGAGGACAGGGAGCTGACCCTTCAGGATGTACTTGGAAGCGGTTATGCGGAGCTCTGCAATAAAGAAGTGGTGCGGCAGATAGAGGAGCGCATGGCGGCTGATGAAAATCAGATCTTTTTCGGATTCGGCAGAGCGGGAGATATGGCAGAGGGCTTTACCACAGTAGATGAGAATACAGATTTCTACATCAGCGGAACCGGGGAGGTGGTTCTCGTATTTCCGGAATACTCTATCGCGCCCGGTTATATGGGAACTACAGAATTCACGGTAGGCCCCATGGTGAAAGACGGGATGGGGGAGACAGGAAAGAGAAATAAAAAATAG
- a CDS encoding ATP--corrinoid adenosyltransferase: MDKGSVQVICGPGFGKTTMALGKGVVAVTKHKKVIMIQFLKGNLSADVAEGLKCLEPQMKVFRFEKQGDYFEKLSEEQKREERINIQNGLNFARKVLTTRECDLLILDEILGILDQDILTLEEFENLLSLRDEEVSLILTGKNFPKQLMRCVDSISKIENVEIDNK; this comes from the coding sequence ATGGATAAAGGAAGTGTTCAGGTCATATGCGGTCCGGGGTTTGGAAAGACAACGATGGCCCTGGGAAAAGGTGTTGTGGCAGTGACCAAACATAAGAAGGTAATCATGATTCAGTTTCTGAAGGGAAACCTGTCCGCAGATGTGGCAGAGGGACTCAAATGTCTGGAACCGCAGATGAAGGTATTCCGGTTTGAAAAACAGGGAGATTATTTTGAAAAACTTTCGGAGGAGCAGAAACGGGAGGAGAGAATCAACATTCAGAACGGACTGAATTTTGCAAGGAAGGTGCTTACCACCAGAGAGTGCGACCTGCTGATCCTCGACGAGATACTGGGGATCCTTGATCAGGATATTCTTACCCTTGAGGAATTTGAAAATCTCCTTTCGCTGAGAGATGAAGAGGTGAGTCTGATTCTCACAGGGAAAAATTTTCCGAAGCAGCTTATGAGATGTGTGGATTCTATTTCCAAAATAGAAAATGTTGAGATTGACAATAAATAA
- a CDS encoding N-acetylmuramoyl-L-alanine amidase family protein, whose protein sequence is MRRAVMAVYLACLMAAGFSGSAMGMPAGQEESAAHDNEVKDEQEELEAEKQADSSEGAEDGSQQTEETPPSIAGTWTGEEEDSRYMLEDGSFLEKSWLLYKGDWYYLDEDGYPALGWKKIRGDWYYFGEETGKMAVGWAYSSEEDEWYYLNEDGTRKTGWLEAGGEWYWFDSDGIMYDEGWRMVDGHKYYFNKNGQMAASQYIEMNYYGADGLRDARYDIIIQGKRKPTQEERQQITEALENVPRQWMERFVESGWELMYYTDRKYFEAPMTDEGIYYVHHKTDANYKKLKFTEPSSLTRAFGEYVAHETGNDGEKNVFLADLYLLLDNIPSASRLPSYFDDDSGAWFGILFENYVNPEIRSEMKIFDPQLCSFMAQTLNVSLEGQRPSVWEMTEEGTEEYRDIGGRGPAYDPDLNPAVKRAQEAAGKESREENEEGR, encoded by the coding sequence TTGAGAAGAGCGGTGATGGCTGTGTATCTGGCCTGCCTGATGGCAGCCGGCTTTTCAGGCAGCGCCATGGGAATGCCGGCAGGGCAGGAGGAGAGCGCAGCACATGACAATGAGGTAAAAGACGAACAAGAAGAGCTGGAAGCGGAAAAACAGGCTGACTCCAGTGAAGGTGCAGAGGACGGGAGCCAGCAGACAGAGGAGACTCCTCCAAGCATAGCGGGAACATGGACAGGAGAGGAGGAAGACAGCCGCTACATGCTGGAAGACGGCAGCTTTCTCGAGAAGAGCTGGCTGCTTTACAAGGGGGACTGGTACTACCTCGATGAGGATGGCTATCCCGCTTTGGGGTGGAAGAAGATTCGGGGCGACTGGTATTATTTCGGCGAGGAAACTGGGAAGATGGCTGTGGGCTGGGCCTACAGCAGCGAAGAAGATGAATGGTATTACCTGAACGAGGATGGGACGAGAAAGACCGGCTGGCTGGAAGCAGGAGGCGAGTGGTACTGGTTTGACTCCGACGGAATTATGTATGACGAGGGCTGGAGGATGGTAGACGGCCATAAATATTATTTTAACAAGAACGGCCAGATGGCAGCCAGCCAGTACATTGAGATGAACTACTACGGGGCAGACGGACTGAGAGATGCAAGGTATGATATCATAATCCAGGGAAAGAGAAAGCCTACACAGGAGGAGCGGCAGCAGATCACAGAGGCGCTGGAGAATGTGCCGCGTCAGTGGATGGAGCGGTTCGTGGAATCCGGCTGGGAGCTGATGTACTACACGGACCGGAAATATTTTGAAGCTCCCATGACGGACGAGGGCATCTACTATGTGCATCACAAGACAGATGCCAACTACAAAAAGCTCAAGTTTACAGAACCTTCCTCTCTGACCAGGGCCTTCGGGGAATATGTAGCCCATGAAACGGGAAACGACGGAGAGAAAAATGTATTTCTGGCGGATCTCTACCTTTTGCTGGACAACATCCCATCGGCATCACGGCTGCCATCCTATTTTGACGACGACTCCGGAGCCTGGTTTGGAATTCTGTTTGAGAATTATGTGAATCCGGAGATCCGAAGCGAGATGAAGATTTTCGATCCTCAGCTGTGCAGTTTTATGGCTCAGACGCTGAATGTCAGCTTAGAGGGGCAGAGACCCTCTGTCTGGGAGATGACAGAGGAAGGGACAGAAGAGTACCGGGATATCGGAGGAAGAGGACCGGCCTATGATCCGGATCTGAATCCGGCTGTTAAGAGGGCACAGGAGGCGGCCGGAAAGGAGAGCCGGGAGGAAAACGAGGAAGGCCGTTAG
- a CDS encoding adenylosuccinate synthase — MVRAIVGANWGDEGKGKITDMLAKESDIIIRFQGGSNAGHTIINNYGRFALHLLPSGVFYDHTTSIIGNGVALNIPFLFNEIEDIKQKGVPQPRILVSDRAQILMPYHVLFDAYEEERLGGKSFGSTKSGIAPFYSDKYAKIGFQVSELFDEEYLYDKLKRVCEMKNVLLEHLYHKPLLNPDELFEEMKEYRRMVEPYVCDVSSYLHEAIKEGKNILLEGQLGSLKDPDHGIYPMVTSSSTLAAYGAIGAGIPPYEIKNITTVVKAYSSAVGAGAFVSELFGEEADELRRRGGDKGEFGATTGRPRRVGWFDAVATRYGCRIQGTTEAVLTVVDVLGYLDELKICVGYEIDGKVTRDFPTTLKLEKAKPVYKTLPGWKCDIRGIKSYEELPENCRAYIEAIEKEIEVPITMVSNGPGRDEIIVRK, encoded by the coding sequence ATGGTAAGAGCAATCGTTGGAGCAAACTGGGGAGATGAAGGAAAGGGCAAGATCACAGACATGCTTGCCAAGGAATCCGATATTATCATCCGTTTTCAGGGTGGAAGCAATGCGGGCCATACAATTATCAACAACTATGGCAGATTCGCGCTTCATCTGCTTCCGTCCGGCGTATTTTATGATCATACGACAAGCATTATCGGCAACGGAGTTGCTTTAAATATTCCGTTTTTATTTAACGAGATTGAGGACATCAAGCAGAAGGGCGTGCCGCAGCCGAGAATTCTGGTTTCTGACCGCGCTCAGATTCTGATGCCGTACCACGTTCTGTTCGATGCGTACGAGGAGGAGAGACTGGGAGGAAAGTCCTTCGGCTCCACAAAGTCCGGAATTGCTCCGTTCTATTCTGACAAGTATGCAAAGATTGGATTCCAGGTCAGCGAGCTGTTTGACGAGGAGTATCTCTACGATAAGTTAAAGCGCGTCTGCGAGATGAAGAATGTGCTGTTAGAGCACTTATATCACAAGCCGCTGTTAAATCCTGATGAGCTGTTTGAGGAGATGAAAGAGTACAGAAGGATGGTTGAGCCTTATGTATGCGACGTTTCCTCCTATCTGCACGAGGCGATCAAGGAAGGAAAGAATATCCTTTTAGAGGGACAGTTAGGCTCCCTGAAGGATCCGGATCACGGTATTTACCCGATGGTTACCTCCTCCTCCACTCTGGCAGCCTACGGCGCCATCGGAGCAGGCATTCCGCCTTACGAGATCAAAAATATTACAACAGTTGTCAAGGCATATTCCAGCGCCGTGGGAGCGGGAGCCTTTGTCAGCGAGCTGTTCGGTGAGGAGGCAGACGAGCTGAGACGCCGCGGCGGAGATAAGGGAGAATTTGGAGCTACTACAGGCCGTCCAAGACGTGTGGGCTGGTTTGATGCAGTGGCTACCCGCTACGGCTGCCGCATCCAGGGAACTACTGAGGCAGTTCTGACAGTTGTGGATGTGCTGGGATACCTGGATGAGCTGAAGATCTGTGTTGGATATGAGATCGACGGAAAGGTTACAAGAGACTTCCCGACCACCCTCAAGCTGGAGAAGGCAAAGCCGGTTTACAAGACTCTGCCCGGCTGGAAGTGCGACATCCGCGGAATTAAGAGCTATGAAGAGCTTCCGGAGAACTGCCGCGCGTATATTGAGGCTATTGAAAAGGAAATTGAGGTTCCGATCACCATGGTGTCAAACGGCCCTGGCAGAGATGAGATCATTGTGAGAAAATAA
- a CDS encoding single-stranded DNA-binding protein, with product MSEKVIENNKVSVIGEVISEFTFSHEVFGEGFYLVSLAVSRLSDQVDIIPLMISERLLDVTQDYRGRTVEAIGQFRSYNCHEGVKNRLVLSVFVRELNFLEEFTDCTKTNQIYLDGYICKEAIYRKTPLGREIADILLAVNRPYGKSDYIPCIAWGRNARYASGFAVGARVKVWGRVQSREYTKKLNETECEKRVAYEVSVSKMECETEGA from the coding sequence ATGTCAGAAAAAGTGATTGAAAACAACAAGGTAAGCGTGATCGGAGAAGTAATCTCTGAATTTACATTCAGCCATGAAGTATTTGGAGAAGGCTTTTATCTGGTAAGCCTGGCAGTCAGCCGTTTAAGTGATCAGGTGGACATTATACCGCTCATGATCTCAGAGCGTCTTCTGGATGTGACGCAGGATTACAGGGGCAGAACCGTGGAGGCGATCGGCCAGTTCCGCTCCTATAACTGTCACGAGGGAGTGAAAAACCGTCTTGTACTCTCCGTTTTTGTGAGGGAATTAAACTTTCTGGAGGAGTTTACCGACTGCACAAAGACTAATCAGATTTATTTAGACGGTTATATATGCAAGGAGGCTATTTACAGGAAAACGCCCCTTGGACGTGAAATCGCCGACATTCTTCTGGCGGTCAACCGTCCCTATGGGAAATCAGATTACATACCGTGTATTGCCTGGGGCAGAAATGCCCGCTACGCGTCCGGCTTTGCTGTGGGAGCCAGAGTGAAGGTGTGGGGACGCGTTCAGAGCAGAGAGTACACGAAAAAACTGAATGAGACGGAGTGCGAGAAGCGAGTGGCTTACGAGGTATCCGTAAGCAAGATGGAATGCGAAACAGAGGGAGCTTAA
- the purB gene encoding adenylosuccinate lyase yields the protein MYDRYVSPLSERYASREMQYIFSPEKKFCTWRRLWVALAEAEHELGLPVTEEQIGELREHMEDINFEVAKEREKAVRHDVMSHVYAYGVQCPKAKGIIHLGATSCYVGDNTDIIIMTEALKLVRKKLINVMDELAKFADRYKAQPTLAFTHFQPAQPTTVGKRATLWLMDLKLDLDDLDYLIGSMRLLGSKGTTGTQASFLELFDGDHEKCRELDRRIAEKMGFEGCYPVSGQTYSRKVDSRVLSVLAGIAQSAHKFSNDIRLLQHLKEVEEPFEKTQIGSSAMAYKRNPMRSERMASLANYVMSDMMNPMLVASTQWFERTLDDSANKRLSIPEGFLAVDGILDLYLNVVDGLVVYPKVIEKRLMAELPFMATENIMMDAVKAGGDRQELHEKIRTLSMEAGRNVKEKGLDNNLLELIAADPAFNLTLEELKETMDPSRYTGRAKEQVEEFLSEVIRPILDENREILGVKAQINV from the coding sequence ATGTATGACAGATATGTGAGCCCTCTTTCGGAGCGCTATGCAAGCAGGGAAATGCAGTATATTTTCTCCCCGGAGAAAAAGTTTTGCACATGGAGGCGCCTTTGGGTGGCTCTGGCTGAGGCGGAGCATGAGCTGGGACTTCCGGTGACAGAGGAGCAGATTGGTGAGCTCAGGGAGCATATGGAGGATATCAACTTCGAGGTTGCAAAGGAGAGAGAGAAGGCAGTGCGCCACGATGTAATGTCCCATGTATATGCATACGGAGTGCAGTGCCCGAAGGCAAAGGGAATTATCCATCTGGGAGCAACCTCCTGCTATGTGGGCGACAATACAGACATTATCATTATGACAGAGGCTCTGAAGCTGGTGAGAAAAAAGCTCATCAATGTGATGGACGAGCTGGCAAAATTTGCGGACAGATACAAGGCGCAGCCTACTCTGGCCTTTACCCATTTCCAACCGGCGCAGCCGACGACTGTGGGAAAGAGGGCAACGCTTTGGCTGATGGATCTGAAGCTGGATCTGGACGATCTGGATTATCTGATCGGCTCTATGCGCCTTCTGGGTTCCAAGGGAACGACAGGAACTCAGGCCAGCTTCCTGGAGCTGTTCGACGGCGATCATGAAAAATGCCGTGAGCTGGACAGAAGAATTGCCGAGAAGATGGGCTTTGAGGGCTGCTACCCTGTTTCAGGCCAGACCTATTCCAGAAAGGTAGACAGCCGCGTGCTGAGCGTGTTAGCGGGAATTGCCCAGAGCGCCCACAAGTTCTCCAACGATATCCGTCTGCTTCAGCACTTAAAAGAAGTGGAAGAGCCCTTTGAGAAAACTCAGATCGGTTCCTCTGCCATGGCTTATAAGAGAAACCCCATGAGAAGCGAGAGAATGGCGTCTCTGGCAAACTACGTGATGTCAGACATGATGAATCCAATGCTCGTTGCTTCCACCCAGTGGTTTGAGAGAACCCTGGACGATTCTGCCAATAAGCGTCTGAGCATTCCGGAAGGCTTCCTGGCAGTTGACGGAATCCTGGATCTCTACTTAAATGTAGTGGACGGTCTTGTGGTATATCCAAAGGTAATCGAGAAGCGCCTCATGGCCGAGCTTCCGTTTATGGCGACAGAGAATATCATGATGGACGCTGTGAAGGCCGGGGGAGACAGACAGGAGCTTCATGAGAAGATCCGCACTCTCTCCATGGAGGCCGGAAGAAACGTAAAGGAAAAGGGTCTGGACAACAATCTGCTGGAGCTGATTGCAGCAGATCCTGCCTTCAACCTGACACTGGAGGAACTGAAGGAGACCATGGATCCGTCCAGATACACAGGAAGGGCAAAGGAGCAGGTGGAGGAGTTCTTAAGTGAAGTAATCCGCCCGATTCTCGATGAAAACCGGGAAATCCTGGGAGTGAAGGCGCAGATCAACGTCTAG
- the dapB gene encoding 4-hydroxy-tetrahydrodipicolinate reductase, translated as MVRAIMHGCSGAMGQVITNLVKDDSELCIVAGVDITDSGKNPYPVYKNLDEVKEEADVIIDFSSARAVDGLLDYCERTGRAVVLCTTGLSEAQILRAEEVSGKAPVLRSANMSLGVNTLLKLLKDAARVLAPAGFDIEIVEKHHNRKIDAPSGTAIAMADSVNEALGNTCHYKYDRSSERVPRDAKEIGIQSVRGGTIVGEHDVIFAGTDEVVTFSHTAYSKAIFAKGAIQAAKFLKGRDAGMYTMADVIG; from the coding sequence ATGGTAAGGGCGATTATGCACGGCTGCAGCGGAGCTATGGGGCAGGTAATTACGAATCTGGTGAAAGACGACAGCGAGCTTTGCATCGTGGCAGGCGTTGACATTACAGACAGCGGGAAGAACCCGTACCCAGTCTATAAAAATCTGGACGAGGTAAAGGAGGAGGCTGATGTGATTATCGACTTCTCATCTGCCAGGGCAGTGGACGGACTGCTGGATTACTGCGAGAGGACTGGGCGGGCAGTGGTTTTATGCACGACGGGCCTGTCTGAAGCCCAGATTTTAAGAGCGGAAGAGGTTTCTGGAAAGGCGCCGGTGCTGCGTTCAGCCAACATGTCACTGGGAGTCAATACCCTGTTGAAGCTTTTAAAAGATGCGGCCAGGGTTCTGGCACCTGCAGGCTTTGATATTGAGATTGTGGAGAAGCACCACAACAGGAAGATTGATGCTCCAAGCGGTACGGCCATCGCTATGGCTGACTCTGTAAACGAAGCCCTGGGGAACACCTGTCACTACAAATATGATCGTTCCAGCGAGAGGGTGCCGAGAGATGCGAAGGAGATTGGAATCCAGTCTGTGCGCGGCGGAACAATTGTGGGAGAGCACGACGTGATTTTTGCGGGAACCGATGAGGTTGTGACCTTTTCCCATACTGCTTATTCAAAGGCAATTTTTGCCAAAGGGGCGATCCAGGCTGCCAAATTTTTAAAGGGCAGGGATGCCGGTATGTATACGATGGCAGATGTCATCGGATAA
- the dapA gene encoding 4-hydroxy-tetrahydrodipicolinate synthase codes for MAIFEGAGVALVTPFKETGEINYSKLEELVEEQIAGGTDCIIVCGTTGESATMTHDEHIRTIQFVCDITDGRIPVVAGTGSNCTETSIYLSQAAEAAGADGILLVTPYYNKSTQKGLKIHFSDIAGSVKIPAILYNIPSRTGVNLTPEMIVWLCKNVENIVGVKEASGNFSAIAKIASLSNGWVDIYSGNDDQTVPMLALGAKGVISVLSNIAPRQVHEMCDLYFKGKTEQSTKMQLEAIPLIDALFSEVNPIPVKEAMNLMGKNVGPYRKPLVEMEPENREKLIKAMKDYGLL; via the coding sequence ATGGCTATTTTTGAAGGAGCAGGTGTGGCTCTTGTCACACCGTTTAAGGAAACAGGAGAGATCAATTATTCAAAGCTGGAGGAGCTGGTGGAAGAGCAGATTGCAGGGGGGACAGACTGCATCATTGTCTGCGGAACCACAGGAGAATCTGCCACCATGACCCACGATGAGCACATCCGGACAATTCAGTTTGTCTGTGACATCACGGACGGCAGGATTCCGGTGGTGGCCGGCACCGGTTCCAACTGTACGGAAACATCCATCTATCTTTCACAGGCAGCGGAAGCTGCAGGAGCGGACGGTATTCTTCTGGTGACTCCTTATTACAACAAATCCACTCAGAAGGGTCTGAAAATCCATTTTTCTGATATTGCGGGTTCTGTGAAGATTCCGGCAATTCTCTACAATATTCCGAGCCGCACAGGCGTGAACCTGACGCCGGAGATGATCGTATGGCTCTGCAAAAATGTGGAGAATATCGTGGGAGTTAAGGAGGCAAGCGGAAACTTTTCTGCGATTGCAAAGATTGCAAGCCTTTCAAACGGATGGGTGGATATCTACTCCGGCAATGACGATCAGACTGTTCCCATGCTGGCGCTGGGCGCTAAGGGAGTGATCTCCGTTCTCTCTAATATTGCGCCAAGGCAGGTGCATGAGATGTGCGACCTGTATTTCAAGGGAAAGACAGAGCAGAGCACGAAGATGCAGCTGGAGGCTATTCCGCTGATTGATGCGCTGTTTAGCGAGGTCAACCCGATTCCGGTGAAGGAAGCCATGAATCTGATGGGCAAAAATGTAGGGCCCTACAGGAAGCCGCTAGTTGAGATGGAACCGGAAAACAGGGAGAAGCTCATTAAGGCGATGAAGGATTACGGTCTGCTTTAA
- a CDS encoding RNA polymerase sigma factor → MGQSIYDSTVAYILENQNRFYRLAYSYVGDREAALDVVQNAILKGLEKCETLRSTDALKTWFYRIVVNESLQLLRDRKRELPSTDGGVFDRPYTEPAYDREREVYEAVKKLPEPGRTVVVLHYYEELTLKQIAEITDANLNTVKYRLYSSLERLKKGLKEGRP, encoded by the coding sequence ATGGGACAGAGCATATATGACAGTACAGTTGCCTACATTCTGGAAAACCAGAACCGGTTTTACAGACTGGCGTACAGCTATGTGGGTGACAGAGAGGCGGCGCTTGATGTGGTGCAGAACGCGATTCTGAAGGGGCTTGAAAAGTGTGAAACCCTGAGGAGCACAGATGCGCTGAAAACATGGTTTTACAGGATCGTAGTGAATGAATCTCTTCAGCTTCTGAGGGACAGAAAACGGGAATTGCCTTCCACGGACGGCGGCGTGTTCGACCGGCCCTATACGGAGCCGGCCTACGATCGGGAGAGAGAGGTCTATGAAGCGGTAAAAAAACTGCCGGAGCCGGGAAGAACAGTGGTAGTTCTTCACTACTACGAGGAACTGACCTTAAAGCAGATTGCAGAGATCACAGATGCGAATCTGAATACAGTCAAGTACAGGCTGTACTCATCGCTGGAACGTCTGAAAAAAGGATTAAAGGAGGGAAGGCCGTGA
- a CDS encoding LysR family transcriptional regulator yields MNVNLEYYRVFYQAAVTGSITLAAEHLCISQPAVSQAVRHLEGELGTKLFLRTPKGVRLTREGEMLYVYVKRGIESIRDGEEMLKQLKCLDTGVIRIGASDMTLQFYLLPYLEQFHEQYPKIKVMVSNGPTPETIDALENGGIDFGIVSTPFDERNGLCSIPVKEIENIFIAGNRFRGELEGRELEYGELQHYPCIFLEKKTSTRRFMDSCLEREGICLEPEFELATSDMIVQFVKRNLGIGCLMSEFAGEALRQGDVFALRFRKKMEKRSFCLITSSKNPLSPAAQKLLKALREGTEKGEKQHK; encoded by the coding sequence TTGAACGTAAATCTTGAATATTACAGGGTATTTTACCAGGCTGCCGTGACCGGCAGCATTACGCTGGCGGCAGAGCATCTTTGCATCTCCCAGCCGGCTGTGAGTCAGGCAGTCAGGCATCTGGAGGGGGAGCTTGGGACGAAGCTGTTTTTGCGCACCCCCAAGGGCGTGAGGCTGACGAGAGAGGGGGAGATGCTGTACGTCTACGTAAAGAGGGGAATTGAGAGTATCCGGGACGGGGAGGAGATGCTCAAGCAGCTGAAATGCCTTGATACGGGAGTGATCCGGATCGGCGCCAGCGACATGACGCTGCAGTTTTACCTCCTTCCTTACCTGGAACAGTTTCATGAGCAGTATCCTAAAATCAAGGTGATGGTTTCCAACGGGCCGACTCCGGAAACCATCGATGCGCTGGAAAATGGGGGAATTGACTTCGGAATTGTCAGCACGCCTTTTGACGAGAGGAATGGGCTCTGCTCCATTCCGGTCAAGGAGATAGAAAATATTTTCATTGCCGGAAACCGCTTCCGGGGGGAGCTTGAGGGCAGGGAACTGGAATATGGGGAGCTGCAGCACTATCCCTGCATTTTTTTGGAAAAGAAAACCAGCACCCGCCGGTTTATGGACAGCTGCCTGGAGAGAGAGGGCATCTGCCTGGAGCCGGAGTTTGAGCTTGCCACCAGCGATATGATTGTGCAGTTTGTAAAGCGCAACCTGGGAATCGGCTGCCTGATGTCAGAATTCGCCGGGGAGGCCTTAAGGCAGGGAGATGTGTTTGCCCTGCGCTTCAGAAAGAAGATGGAGAAGCGCAGCTTCTGCCTGATTACCTCCTCTAAAAATCCTCTCTCACCGGCAGCCCAGAAGCTTTTGAAGGCCCTGCGGGAGGGTACTGAAAAAGGAGAGAAACAACATAAATAG